The Ectothiorhodospiraceae bacterium 2226 region GGTCTCCCAGGCCGATTGATGCTTGGCCAGCACCACGGCGGGCTCCTGCGGTAAGTGTTCCATGCCCTGTACGCGGAAATTGACGCCGCACGTCACGCGCAACCACCACAGCGTGAAACGGCCCCAATTGGTGAGATAGCGGTAGCGCAGGCGATAGGGCAGGACGGCCGTGAGCAGCCCGGAGGTGCCGATCACCACCGCCATGAGGCTGATGCCCGCCATGAAGGCGAGCCCGCGCAACCAGGCGCTCACGCCGCGCTTGCCAGCAGCGCGTCGACCGCGGCGGCGAGGTCGTCGTAGACCGCCACCGCGGGGTCCACGCCGGCGGCCAGGGTGCGGGTGCCCTTGCCGGTGCGCACCAGGATGGGCTGGGCGCCCACCGCGCGTGCGGCCTCCAGATCCCGGGCCGAATCCCCGATGGCGGGGACCCCCGTGAGCGGCATGCGTAACCGCGCCCCCACCTCCTCCAGCAGCCCGGGGCGCGGTTTGCGGCAGCGGCAGCCGGCGTGCGGGCCGTGCGGACAATACAGCA contains the following coding sequences:
- the gmhB gene encoding D-glycero-beta-D-manno-heptose 1,7-bisphosphate 7-phosphatase; amino-acid sequence: MEAQRLIILDRDGVINYDSDAYIKSADEFVPLPGSLEAMARLRRAGYRIAVCTNQSGLARGLFSLDDLHAMHQKLIRLLAQHGGGIDALLYCPHGPHAGCRCRKPRPGLLEEVGARLRMPLTGVPAIGDSARDLEAARAVGAQPILVRTGKGTRTLAAGVDPAVAVYDDLAAAVDALLASAA